DNA sequence from the Longimicrobium sp. genome:
GCTCGTCCACGGGTTGAGGATGGCGGTGTTGTAGACGATGAAGCCGCCCGTTCCCAGCACCAGCAGCCCCGCGAGCGCCGCCGCGGCCAGCACCGGACTCGTGGCCCTGGCGCGGGCGAGCCGCGTGCGCCACCCGCCGCCCTGCTCCTCGCCGCGGCGCCAGAAGAGGTTGGAGACGATCGCCAGCAGCACCGCCACCCCGCCCCAGAAGAGCGCGTACCACGTCCACGACCCCTCGGCGCCGTTCCAGCCGTTCATGTCCGAGTACTGGAGCGACGGCGTCGATGCATACACGAGCAGGTTGTGGCTCACCCCGAGCGCGTAGATCGTCGGACCGCCCACGTAGTAGACCAGCATGATGAAGTGGCCCACGTACTTGTGGTTCGCCAGCGTCTGCACGGCGAACGCGAGCACGATCAGCGGCAGGTACATCCCCAGCAGCTGGTGGACGAAGAGCGCGCGCAGGTACTGCCCCACCTCGAAGCGGAAGTAGCCGCGCGCCGCCTGGATCAGCATCCCGCACACCATGCACGCGGCCAGCAGCAGCGCCACCGTGAGGATCAGCGCCGCCAGCTTCGCCACCAGCGGCACCCAGGTGGGAACCGGTGTGGCATCATGGAGCTGGTGCGTGCGCCGGTCGCGCTCCATCCACACCAGCTCGCCGGCGTAAAAGGTGATGATGATGATGACGAACAGGAAGAAGCTGCCGGTAAGCGTCTCCAGCACCTTGTAGGTGACCGGGAAGGTGCGCGTCCCGTAGATCTCGCCGATGTCGCCGCCCACCAGGAGGACGAAGAGAAGGCAGAGCCCCACGAGGATTGGGAAGTACACGTTCCCCACCACCTCGCGCAGCGAGCGGCGCAGCGTGGCGGCGAGCTGAAGGGCACGGGCCCGCGCGTCGAAGGTGCGATGCGCACGCGGCACCACCACAGGCGCCGCCTCGTCCGCCCCGCGGCGTCTCCCCGATGGCCGGTTCAGGTCGCGCTCGTCCGCCGCGTGCGCGAAGCGGAACTGGTGCGCGCCCCACGCCAGCACGCCCGCCCCCACCGCCAGCCAGAGCGCGCGGTTCAGCAGCAGGAGCGCGGGAATCGGCACGAGCGACCGGTTCTGCTCCACCACCGTCCAGTAGCGCGTGGAGCGCAGCGTCGGCGCCACGCCAAAGGGATCGACCAGGTAGATCAGCCACTCCTCGTCGACCGCGCCCGCGAAGATCAACGCGATCGCCCACCCCACCAGCAGCGCGAATCCGCCCCCGTACACCGGCATCATCCGCCGCGTGGTTGCCGCCAGCATCAAAAAGATGGCGGAGGTGAAGAGGAGGTTCGGCAGCGTGACGAGCGCGATGGCGTGCAGGTACGCGAGCGGGAGAAAGGGCCCCACCCGGTCCGCGTCCACGAACGGCGATGCGCTCGCGGCGATGATCCCCAGCGGGATCGACAGCAGGATGAGGAGGTTGGCGAGCACCGCGCCCAGGTAGCGCCCGCCCAGGTACGCCCACTTCGGCACCGCGGTGGTGAAGAAGAGAGGGTACGCGCGCGTCTCGAAGTCGCGGTACACCGCCGTCCCCGCGATCGCCGAGGTGATGGGAACGGCAAGTATCCCCAGCGTCAGCATCAGCGTGGAGATGCGGATCGGCGAGTTGGCCACGAGGAGCTCGCTCCCCATGTCGAAGTCGCGCCACGCCCCCGCCCGCGACGCCGTGACCACCCACGAGATCAGGAAGAGGACGCCGAAGTACACCCAGGTGGAGATCCGCCGCAGGTGGTGGCGCAGCTCGAAGGCGACGAGCCCCCGCAACGCGCTCATCCTTCTGTCCTCCCGAACGGCGGCTCCGCGAATGGCGGCGGGTCGTCGCCCCGCAGCGGATCGGCGGGACGGGACGGAAGCGGCGGCGGCTCGGTGGAGGGCGGCAGCGGTGGCGGCTCGTCGTTTATCGGCGCCGCCGGCGGGACTTCGTCGTGCTGCGAGGGAGGCCGCGACGCCTCGTCGGCTGGCGGGAGCGGCGGCGGCTCCTGAGCACGCGGCGGAATCGGCTCAGCGGGACGCGGCGCGAACCAGTCGGTCGGGCCCAGGTCGTCGGCGGTGAGCGGCTCGGGCTCACGCACCATCGGCGGGGGAAGGACGAGAGGCGGCAGCGGCTCGTGCGACACCGGCGGCGCGGCCTCCGGGTGCACCTCGATCCCCTTCATCACGGTGAAGTACACGTCCTTGAGGTCCGGCTCCACCGCCTCCCACGACGAATCGGGCGGGGCGTCGCCGTACACGTGCACGAGCGTGCGCCCGCCCACCAGCGTGGTGGAGATGACGGGGAGCGCCTCCTGCACTTTTGGCAGGAATGCGCGCTCCACGCCGCGCCGCCACACCTTGCCGCGCAGCGCCTCCACCGCCTGCATCGGCTCGGCCGCCAGGCGGATGCTGCCGCGGTCGATGATGGCCATGCGGGTGCACAGCTCGCTCACGTCCTCCACGATGTGCGTGGAGAGGATGACGACCGCGCGCTCCCCCAGCTCGCTGAGCAGGTTCAGGAAGCGGGCGCGCTCGGCCGGGTCCAGCCCCGCCGTGGGCTCGTCCACGATGATCAGCTGCGGATCGCCGATTAGGGCCACGGCGATCCCGAAGCGCTGCCGCATCCCGCCACTGAAGCCGTCCAGCCGCCGCGCCCGCGCGTCCCACAGGTTGGTCTGGCGAAGGAGGGCGGCCACCGTGTCGCGCCGCTCCCCCTTGGCCG
Encoded proteins:
- a CDS encoding ABC transporter permease; the protein is MSALRGLVAFELRHHLRRISTWVYFGVLFLISWVVTASRAGAWRDFDMGSELLVANSPIRISTLMLTLGILAVPITSAIAGTAVYRDFETRAYPLFFTTAVPKWAYLGGRYLGAVLANLLILLSIPLGIIAASASPFVDADRVGPFLPLAYLHAIALVTLPNLLFTSAIFLMLAATTRRMMPVYGGGFALLVGWAIALIFAGAVDEEWLIYLVDPFGVAPTLRSTRYWTVVEQNRSLVPIPALLLLNRALWLAVGAGVLAWGAHQFRFAHAADERDLNRPSGRRRGADEAAPVVVPRAHRTFDARARALQLAATLRRSLREVVGNVYFPILVGLCLLFVLLVGGDIGEIYGTRTFPVTYKVLETLTGSFFLFVIIIITFYAGELVWMERDRRTHQLHDATPVPTWVPLVAKLAALILTVALLLAACMVCGMLIQAARGYFRFEVGQYLRALFVHQLLGMYLPLIVLAFAVQTLANHKYVGHFIMLVYYVGGPTIYALGVSHNLLVYASTPSLQYSDMNGWNGAEGSWTWYALFWGGVAVLLAIVSNLFWRRGEEQGGGWRTRLARARATSPVLAAAALAGLLVLGTGGFIVYNTAILNPWTSENDSEQVQLRYEREYKRFEWAPQPRITGVKLRVELFPRAQELRARGTYRIHNRTRSRIDSV
- a CDS encoding ABC transporter ATP-binding protein — translated: MNLVITQLSKTYPNGVHALRGVSLAIQPGMFGLLGPNGAGKSTLMRILATLQEADSGQARLGDIDVLRDKESVRRTLGYLPQEFGVYPATTAAEMLDHFALLKGITAKGERRDTVAALLRQTNLWDARARRLDGFSGGMRQRFGIAVALIGDPQLIIVDEPTAGLDPAERARFLNLLSELGERAVVILSTHIVEDVSELCTRMAIIDRGSIRLAAEPMQAVEALRGKVWRRGVERAFLPKVQEALPVISTTLVGGRTLVHVYGDAPPDSSWEAVEPDLKDVYFTVMKGIEVHPEAAPPVSHEPLPPLVLPPPMVREPEPLTADDLGPTDWFAPRPAEPIPPRAQEPPPLPPADEASRPPSQHDEVPPAAPINDEPPPLPPSTEPPPLPSRPADPLRGDDPPPFAEPPFGRTEG